In Pseudomonas saudiphocaensis, one DNA window encodes the following:
- the eutC gene encoding ethanolamine ammonia-lyase subunit EutC — MSEQTPTTENPWQELRQLTPARIALGRAGISLPSRAQLDFQFAHAQARDAVHLPFDHTALREELHSLGHRTLLLRSAAGDRHIYLQRPDLGRRLDDESATLLNEHVKEHGGGHDLAIVIADGLSSLAVSRHSLPFLKRLLEQVTAEGWSLAPITLVEQGRVAVADEVGERLGAKMTVILIGERPGLSSPDSLGLYFTYAPKVGLNDAYRNCISNVRLEGLSYGMATFRLMYLMREACRRQLSGVDLKDEAEVPTLENKGPGNFLLPDKT; from the coding sequence ATGTCCGAACAGACCCCCACCACCGAAAACCCCTGGCAAGAGCTGCGCCAGCTGACGCCAGCGCGCATCGCCCTGGGCCGCGCCGGCATCAGCCTGCCCAGTCGTGCCCAGCTCGATTTCCAGTTCGCCCACGCCCAGGCGCGAGACGCCGTGCACTTGCCGTTCGACCACACAGCCCTGCGCGAGGAGCTGCACAGTCTTGGCCATCGCACTTTGCTGCTGCGCAGCGCTGCCGGTGACCGCCACATCTATTTGCAGCGCCCCGATCTCGGTCGTCGGCTGGATGACGAATCTGCAACCCTGCTGAACGAACACGTCAAGGAACACGGCGGCGGTCACGACCTGGCTATCGTCATCGCTGATGGTTTGTCTTCGCTGGCGGTCAGCCGCCATAGCCTGCCCTTCCTCAAGCGGCTGCTGGAACAGGTGACCGCCGAGGGCTGGTCTCTGGCGCCCATAACCCTGGTGGAACAAGGCCGGGTAGCGGTGGCCGACGAGGTGGGCGAGCGATTGGGCGCGAAGATGACGGTAATCCTGATCGGCGAGCGGCCCGGCCTCAGCTCACCCGACAGCCTCGGCCTGTACTTCACCTACGCGCCCAAGGTCGGCCTCAACGACGCCTACCGCAACTGCATCTCCAATGTGCGCCTGGAGGGGTTGAGCTACGGCATGGCCACCTTCCGCCTGATGTACCTGATGCGCGAAGCCTGCCGTAGGCAACTTTCGGGGGTCGACCTCAAGGACGAAGCGGAAGTGCCAACGCTGGAAAACAAGGGCCCCGGCAATTTCCTGCTGCCAGACAAGACCTGA
- a CDS encoding rhodanese-like domain-containing protein encodes MYKLLTMLMTVATAAAAGEVDRPAALAALQNPGTVLIDVRTAPEHAQGALPGAVRIETADLAQRIALVAPAKDTPIALYCRSGRRSSAAQDLLLEMGYTQVINAGAYEQLREHLPSR; translated from the coding sequence ATGTATAAATTGCTCACAATGCTCATGACCGTCGCCACCGCCGCTGCGGCAGGTGAGGTCGACCGGCCGGCGGCACTTGCCGCGTTGCAGAACCCCGGCACCGTTCTGATCGATGTCCGCACCGCGCCAGAGCACGCTCAGGGAGCGCTGCCCGGCGCCGTACGCATCGAAACCGCTGACCTGGCGCAGCGTATCGCCCTGGTCGCGCCCGCCAAAGACACGCCCATCGCACTCTACTGCCGCAGCGGCCGCCGCTCGTCCGCCGCTCAGGACCTGCTGCTTGAGATGGGCTACACGCAGGTGATCAACGCCGGCGCTTACGAACAATTGCGCGAACACCTTCCCTCCCGCTGA
- a CDS encoding mechanosensitive ion channel family protein, with translation MNWEAMLDQALWINIAIVLGTTFVSYVVLQTVLKVVTYRLRKLGKGSTSGFAGMIAEMLSRTSQLLLIAMSLLIGLKFAELPLRWESAMSHTWFIALAVQMALWLDTAVHLWMDSLTRDGKARNPVTTTIIGIMLRIVVWTMMLLSILANLGVDITAMVASLGVGGIAIALAVQTLLSDVFASLSIGIDKPFEIGDFVVFGDIAGNIEHIGLKTTRIRSLSGEQVVCANADLLSQTIHNYKRMDTRRIVFKFGISYKTPASKLREVSQLVRRIIDDIEMAKFDRAHFFAFDNSQLTYEVVYIMQTADYNAYMDVQEEINLRLLEGVHELEVDFAFPIRQVEFIGGNLPEMLVSQVQQELPTTPQPSPAS, from the coding sequence ATGAACTGGGAAGCGATGCTGGACCAGGCACTGTGGATAAACATCGCCATCGTCCTTGGCACCACCTTCGTCAGCTATGTGGTGTTGCAGACGGTTCTCAAAGTCGTCACCTATCGACTGCGCAAACTGGGCAAAGGCTCGACCAGCGGCTTTGCCGGCATGATCGCGGAGATGCTCAGCCGCACCAGCCAGCTGCTGCTGATCGCAATGTCGCTGCTGATCGGCCTGAAATTCGCAGAACTGCCGCTGCGCTGGGAATCGGCCATGTCTCACACATGGTTCATCGCCCTGGCCGTGCAGATGGCGCTCTGGCTCGACACCGCTGTGCACCTGTGGATGGACAGCCTTACCCGCGACGGCAAGGCACGCAACCCGGTAACCACCACCATCATCGGCATCATGCTGCGCATCGTGGTCTGGACCATGATGTTGCTGTCGATCCTGGCCAATCTCGGCGTGGACATCACCGCCATGGTGGCCAGCCTCGGGGTCGGCGGTATCGCCATAGCCCTGGCGGTACAGACGCTGCTCAGCGACGTCTTCGCCTCGCTGTCCATCGGCATCGACAAGCCATTCGAGATCGGCGACTTCGTGGTCTTCGGCGATATCGCCGGCAACATCGAGCATATCGGGCTGAAAACCACACGCATCCGCAGTCTGAGCGGCGAGCAAGTCGTGTGTGCCAACGCCGACCTGCTCTCGCAGACGATCCACAACTACAAGCGCATGGATACGCGGCGGATCGTGTTCAAGTTCGGGATCAGTTACAAGACACCGGCCAGCAAGCTGCGCGAGGTGAGCCAATTGGTGCGCCGGATCATCGACGATATCGAAATGGCCAAGTTCGATCGCGCCCACTTCTTCGCCTTCGACAACAGCCAGCTGACCTATGAGGTGGTCTACATCATGCAGACCGCCGACTACAACGCCTACATGGACGTGCAGGAGGAGATCAACCTGCGCCTGCTCGAAGGCGTGCATGAGCTGGAAGTGGACTTCGCCTTCCCCATCCGCCAGGTAGAGTTCATCGGCGGCAACCTGCCGGAGATGCTGGTCAGTCAGGTGCAGCAGGAGCTGCCCACGACGCCACAGCCATCGCCGGCTTCCTGA
- a CDS encoding ethanolamine ammonia-lyase: MSLKSLEQIQLPTASADRSYATRILDRQIEFPSLKAVLGAADISKAGDRVAGLAAGDEVTREAARKVLSEQTLQHYYDHPLTDRKGRIDSVMRVNYDIDLDTFSEIAGLTLGELKDRLLRSNGNEIRRIGQALTGVMAAALTKLLDVHELILLSKKLKSGAAAKARTLVGLPGTLSSRLQPNHPTDNLSGITLLVYTGLSMGSGDALIGLNPAIDTVDNISATLRHLDKLRRETGAPTQICVLSHIKTQLACLEQGAPVEIMFQSLAGTERTLTDEFDVTVELLDQAWQTMREKGPLRDVAENFMYFETGQGSELTYGKHEGIDMTTTEALCYGLARRYKPFMVNNVTGFIGPETHLDNFEMTYSCLQDQFMGKLLGLPMGMAPCYTLHSQVTIEGQQMATELLTAAGANFFMDVYLSTDRMLAYFDTSAHDNQTLREVHDLTPAPEYLRWALSKGIFEQDSHGNVSRGPNWGNPRIFCESDIDFQRLNESTPGTYGFDNAGPRPANRVSRTVRANLAVAREAIYVDLRPTEIADIPLRELHTRAPDKLAHLQDPELGARLAEEELQGLQPEYNDVQIVISDGLSAEAIHHNIPDLLPVLLDGLRSRELRVGQPILAPYGRVKLAESVGEALQPQLIVVLIGERPGGDTLASRSMSAYLGYRLPDDKAREEAARLSGNADIRYEYTVISNIYSGGLPPIEAGSVVAEKIFEILEHRAAGNRLEGLLKKQAS; the protein is encoded by the coding sequence ATGTCTCTGAAATCGCTTGAGCAGATCCAACTTCCAACGGCATCGGCCGATCGCAGCTACGCTACGCGCATACTCGATCGCCAGATTGAATTTCCCAGCCTCAAGGCTGTTCTCGGTGCCGCCGACATCAGCAAGGCTGGCGACCGCGTAGCTGGTCTGGCCGCTGGCGATGAAGTAACCCGCGAAGCAGCGCGCAAAGTGCTCTCCGAGCAAACCCTGCAGCATTACTACGACCACCCGCTGACCGACCGCAAAGGCCGCATCGACAGCGTGATGCGGGTCAACTACGACATCGACCTGGACACCTTCAGCGAAATCGCCGGGCTTACGCTGGGCGAACTCAAGGACCGACTACTGCGCAGCAACGGCAATGAGATTCGCCGCATCGGCCAGGCGCTGACCGGGGTAATGGCCGCCGCCCTGACCAAGCTGCTGGATGTCCACGAGCTGATCCTGCTGTCGAAGAAACTCAAGAGCGGCGCGGCCGCCAAGGCGCGAACCCTGGTCGGCCTGCCTGGAACACTGTCTTCACGGCTGCAGCCCAACCATCCGACCGACAACCTCAGCGGCATCACCCTGCTGGTCTATACCGGCCTGAGCATGGGCTCGGGCGATGCGCTGATCGGCCTCAACCCGGCCATCGACACCGTGGACAACATCAGTGCCACCCTGCGCCATCTGGACAAACTGCGCCGCGAAACTGGCGCGCCAACCCAGATCTGCGTGCTCTCGCATATCAAGACGCAACTGGCCTGCCTGGAACAGGGCGCGCCGGTGGAGATCATGTTCCAGAGCCTGGCCGGCACCGAGCGCACCCTGACCGACGAATTCGACGTCACCGTCGAGCTGCTCGATCAGGCCTGGCAGACCATGCGCGAAAAAGGCCCACTGCGGGATGTGGCGGAAAACTTCATGTACTTCGAGACCGGCCAGGGCAGCGAGCTGACCTACGGCAAGCACGAAGGCATCGACATGACCACCACCGAGGCGCTGTGCTACGGCCTGGCGCGGCGCTACAAACCGTTCATGGTTAACAACGTCACCGGCTTTATCGGCCCGGAGACCCACCTGGACAACTTCGAGATGACCTATTCCTGCCTGCAGGATCAGTTCATGGGCAAGCTGCTGGGTCTGCCGATGGGCATGGCGCCCTGCTACACGCTGCACTCTCAGGTCACCATTGAAGGCCAGCAGATGGCCACCGAGCTGCTCACGGCAGCAGGCGCCAACTTCTTCATGGACGTCTACCTGAGCACCGACCGCATGCTCGCCTACTTCGACACCAGCGCCCATGACAACCAGACCCTGCGGGAAGTCCACGACCTGACGCCGGCCCCGGAGTACCTGCGCTGGGCGCTGTCGAAGGGCATCTTCGAGCAGGACAGCCACGGCAACGTCAGCCGCGGCCCGAACTGGGGCAACCCGCGCATCTTCTGCGAGTCGGATATCGATTTCCAACGCCTGAACGAGTCGACACCCGGCACCTACGGCTTCGACAACGCTGGGCCGCGACCAGCCAACCGGGTCTCGCGCACCGTGCGCGCCAACCTGGCGGTAGCCCGCGAAGCGATCTACGTCGACCTGCGCCCAACGGAAATCGCCGATATTCCGCTGCGCGAGCTGCACACCCGCGCCCCGGACAAACTGGCCCACCTGCAGGACCCGGAACTCGGCGCCCGTCTGGCCGAGGAAGAACTCCAAGGTCTGCAGCCCGAATACAACGACGTGCAGATCGTCATCTCCGACGGCCTGAGCGCCGAGGCCATCCACCACAACATTCCCGACTTGTTGCCGGTGCTGCTCGATGGCCTGCGCAGCCGCGAGCTGCGGGTCGGGCAGCCGATCCTGGCGCCGTATGGCCGGGTCAAGCTGGCGGAGTCGGTGGGCGAGGCGCTGCAACCACAGCTGATTGTCGTGTTGATCGGCGAGCGTCCCGGTGGCGACACCCTGGCCTCGCGCAGCATGTCGGCCTACCTCGGCTATCGCCTGCCAGACGACAAGGCACGTGAGGAGGCAGCCCGCCTCAGTGGCAACGCCGACATCCGCTACGAATACACAGTGATCTCCAACATCTACAGCGGCGGCCTGCCACCCATCGAGGCCGGCAGCGTGGTGGCCGAAAAAATATTCGAAATACTCGAACACCGCGCCGCCGGTAACCGCCTGGAAGGACTGCTGAAGAAGCAGGCGTCCTGA
- a CDS encoding ethanolamine ammonia-lyase subunit EutB: MTTYSHSIGGQTWRFDNLRELLAKASPLRSGDCLAGIAATSDAERAAAQMTLADVPLKQFLTEAVIPYESDEVTRLILDTHDATAFAPVSHLTVGGLRDWLLGDQADEASLRALAPGLTPEMAAAVSKIMRVQDLILVAQKIRVVTRFRNTMGLRGHMSTRLQPNHPTDDPAGIAASTLDGLLYGNGDAMIGINPATDSMGSICTLLDMIDAVIQRYDIPTQSCVLTHVTSSIAAIERGAPLDLVFQSIAGTEAANASFGISLKVLQEGYEAGLSLKRGTLGNNLMYFETGQGSALSANAHHDVDQQTCEARAYAVARHFNPFLVNTVVGFIGPEYLYNGKQIIRAGLEDHFCGKLLGVPMGCDICYTNHAEADQDDMDMLLTMLGAAGINFIMGIPGSDDVMLNYQTTSFHDALYARKVLGLRAAPEFEEWLARMGILHQQDGQLRMGNDLPPAFRQALAQLS, from the coding sequence ATGACAACCTACTCTCACAGCATCGGCGGCCAGACCTGGCGTTTCGACAACCTGCGTGAACTGCTGGCCAAGGCCAGCCCGCTGCGCTCGGGCGACTGCCTGGCCGGCATCGCGGCGACCAGCGACGCCGAGCGCGCCGCGGCGCAGATGACCCTGGCTGACGTGCCGCTCAAGCAGTTTCTGACCGAAGCGGTGATTCCCTACGAAAGCGACGAAGTCACCCGCCTGATCCTCGATACCCACGACGCCACGGCTTTCGCCCCGGTCAGCCATCTGACCGTAGGCGGCTTGCGTGACTGGCTTCTGGGCGACCAGGCCGACGAAGCCAGCCTGCGCGCCCTGGCACCGGGGCTGACGCCGGAAATGGCCGCGGCGGTGTCGAAGATCATGCGGGTGCAGGACTTGATCCTGGTGGCGCAAAAGATCCGTGTGGTGACCCGCTTCCGCAATACCATGGGCCTGCGCGGTCACATGTCCACCCGCCTGCAGCCCAACCACCCCACTGACGATCCGGCCGGCATCGCCGCCAGCACCCTCGACGGGCTGCTCTACGGCAACGGCGACGCCATGATCGGCATCAACCCGGCCACCGACAGCATGGGCTCGATCTGCACCCTGCTGGACATGATCGATGCTGTTATCCAGCGCTACGATATTCCGACCCAGTCCTGCGTGCTGACCCACGTCACCAGCTCCATTGCCGCCATCGAGCGGGGTGCGCCGCTGGATCTGGTATTCCAGTCCATCGCCGGCACCGAGGCGGCCAACGCCAGCTTCGGCATCAGCCTCAAGGTTCTGCAGGAAGGCTATGAAGCCGGTTTGAGCCTCAAGCGCGGCACCCTGGGCAACAACCTCATGTACTTCGAAACCGGCCAGGGCAGCGCGCTTTCCGCCAACGCCCATCACGATGTCGACCAGCAGACCTGCGAAGCCCGCGCCTACGCCGTGGCCCGCCATTTCAACCCGTTTCTGGTCAATACCGTGGTCGGTTTCATCGGCCCGGAGTATCTCTACAACGGCAAGCAGATCATCCGCGCCGGCCTGGAGGACCACTTCTGCGGCAAGCTGCTGGGCGTGCCCATGGGTTGCGACATCTGCTACACCAACCATGCCGAAGCCGATCAGGACGACATGGACATGCTGCTGACCATGCTGGGCGCCGCCGGCATCAACTTCATCATGGGCATCCCGGGATCCGATGACGTGATGCTCAACTACCAGACCACTTCCTTCCACGACGCGCTTTACGCCCGCAAGGTGCTGGGCCTGCGTGCGGCACCGGAATTCGAGGAGTGGCTGGCCCGCATGGGCATCCTTCACCAGCAGGACGGCCAGCTGCGCATGGGCAACGACCTGCCACCCGCCTTCCGCCAGGCACTGGCGCAATTGTCCTGA